From a region of the uncultured Desulfatiglans sp. genome:
- a CDS encoding Putative RNA-binding protein RbpE (modular protein) (Evidence 3 : Putative function from multiple computational evidences) has protein sequence MKKIYVGNLPFSASEEKVHKAFSQFGEVHSVKLLTDPVTGRIRGFGFVEMESDAADAAIKALDGAPFEYRKLRVHEAFERVRTVERSTTGRTSGGNFHSHIGRREPVLTVGGQRSSRDKRYSQAALRRG, from the coding sequence GTGAAAAAGATCTACGTAGGAAACCTGCCGTTCAGCGCATCGGAAGAAAAGGTACACAAGGCGTTCTCCCAATTCGGGGAGGTGCATTCCGTCAAGCTTCTGACCGATCCGGTGACAGGCAGGATCCGCGGGTTCGGTTTCGTGGAAATGGAATCCGATGCAGCAGATGCGGCTATAAAAGCCCTTGACGGAGCGCCTTTCGAATACCGGAAACTGCGCGTTCACGAAGCGTTCGAACGTGTCCGGACCGTCGAACGGTCCACTACCGGGAGAACCTCCGGCGGAAATTTTCACAGCCACATCGGCCGCCGGGAACCCGTGTTGACGGTCGGCGGACAGCGCAGCAGCCGCGACAAACGATACAGCCAGGCGGCTTTACGCAGGGGCTAG